One part of the Luteibacter yeojuensis genome encodes these proteins:
- a CDS encoding DUF2239 family protein, with protein MSTYTAFHAQTRLAAGSLSAVAERCKAFLDTDPGAAILVYDDGTGRPVDIDYRGSTHDVLARLAPSPEPTTKRGPGRPKLGVVAREVTLLPRHWDWLASQPGGASVALRRLVEAASRDNASADRTRQAREAVDRVMLALGGNLPGYEEASRAFHRGERERFESLIDGWPADIRDYVRTLAAPAL; from the coding sequence ATGTCCACCTACACCGCCTTCCACGCCCAGACCCGCCTCGCCGCCGGCTCGCTCAGCGCGGTCGCCGAGCGCTGCAAGGCTTTCCTCGACACCGATCCCGGTGCCGCCATTCTCGTTTACGACGACGGCACGGGCCGCCCGGTCGATATCGATTACCGGGGCAGCACGCACGACGTGCTGGCCCGGTTGGCTCCTTCCCCCGAGCCGACGACGAAGCGTGGGCCCGGCCGGCCGAAGCTCGGCGTCGTCGCACGCGAGGTCACCCTGCTGCCGCGTCACTGGGATTGGCTGGCCAGCCAGCCCGGCGGCGCCTCCGTGGCGCTGCGACGGCTGGTCGAGGCGGCGAGTCGCGACAATGCCTCCGCCGACCGCACCCGCCAGGCGCGCGAAGCGGTCGACCGCGTGATGCTGGCGCTGGGCGGCAACCTGCCCGGTTACGAGGAAGCCTCGCGCGCGTTTCATCGGGGCGAGCGCGAGCGGTTCGAGTCGCTGATCGACGGATGGCCCGCCGACATACGCGATTACGTTCGCACCCTGGCGGCACCCGCGCTGTAG
- a CDS encoding DODA-type extradiol aromatic ring-opening family dioxygenase, which translates to MYRAPAIFVSHGAPTFALEPGLLGSRLTALGERLAAATAIVVVSPHWQTCGIRVTGAAWPPTIHDFGGFPPPLYSLTYPAPGSASLAAETASLLIDGGLVATVDSERGYDHGAWVPLRYLRPEADTPVIQVSMPHNLDTAGALRLGKTLAPLRDRGVAVVGSGSLTHNLYEVRRGGETAVYAKEFAAWSRKAVLAGDVQALLDYRQVAPSALRAHPTEEHYLPLLVALGAAGGDTAVAIDGGITYGVLSMDSYAWGVPGPA; encoded by the coding sequence ATGTACCGTGCCCCCGCCATCTTCGTCTCCCACGGCGCGCCCACCTTCGCGCTGGAGCCGGGCCTGCTCGGGTCCCGCCTCACCGCGCTGGGCGAGCGTCTCGCCGCCGCGACCGCCATCGTCGTCGTCTCCCCGCACTGGCAGACCTGCGGCATCCGCGTCACCGGCGCGGCGTGGCCGCCGACGATCCACGACTTCGGTGGTTTTCCGCCGCCGCTCTACAGCCTTACCTACCCGGCGCCAGGCTCGGCCAGCCTCGCCGCCGAAACCGCTTCGCTGCTGATCGATGGCGGCCTCGTCGCGACGGTGGATTCCGAACGCGGCTACGACCACGGTGCGTGGGTGCCGTTGCGCTACCTGCGTCCCGAGGCCGACACGCCGGTGATCCAGGTCTCGATGCCGCACAACCTCGATACCGCCGGTGCCCTGCGACTCGGGAAGACTCTGGCACCGCTGCGCGATCGCGGCGTCGCCGTCGTCGGTTCGGGTAGCCTGACGCACAATCTCTACGAGGTGCGCCGCGGCGGCGAAACCGCGGTGTATGCGAAGGAATTCGCCGCCTGGAGCCGGAAGGCCGTGCTGGCCGGCGATGTCCAGGCCTTGCTGGATTACCGCCAGGTGGCGCCGAGCGCCTTGCGCGCGCATCCCACCGAGGAACATTACCTGCCGCTGCTGGTGGCCCTGGGTGCGGCCGGCGGCGACACGGCGGTGGCGATCGATGGCGGCATCACCTACGGGGTGCTCTCGATGGATTCGTACGCCTGGGGTGTCCCGGGACCGGCCTGA
- a CDS encoding EAL domain-containing protein encodes MEAGTFKVATRVRARHVRLATWAVTLALSAAIAAIVAVLQLDGYQRMLGNTWRQLAGSASGAVRMIDQNIDGSLGPLLALRNVVDSADSGPLHARLAEVQARHPELASMVALDEDGGVIASTSVPLANWRNSLAAPRHMALGASVRVLVADAQGSIPAGVRILVDSRVPQPAAFGAVVDAGRVRDGMRHSMLGLTAVMSAFALDGRPLASNRDDIATPWTLPSPAPGASGGYDDGDRLYAWLASERYPYVVLVSLDRAGTYAEWMRQARPSVLATLALVIFLNGFAALFDRAYRRQTRLVDALSRSTRHLGDVQRTGHIGLWEADLAERTIAWSGQVHEITGLPPGRVTGRQGTYYRLVHEDDQPAVATWFASFSRGDGPYECEHRLRRPDGREVRVNLRAARITNEEGHSILAGTISEITALHETRQRLQDTDRDLAASEAAYRQLLARMPLPLVIVRDDRIEYANLLAEERLGDGRSTLVGRQAGDFLDADALEVTRRGTPEGTSVAAWIEPGRGMPFEAELALSDYRDSRGRGTLVIVRDVTEQRRYEERLNHQARHDELTGLPNRRALRETLDAMVAQSVRDGSGLMVVFVDLDHFKVINDALGHALGDQVLRDVTLRLGDALDGEGQVGRFGGDEFVAVLPFTCSPAKAIDVLPRIQRAIEEPLEVAGTLQRLKCSIGVAFATRDGADADTLIRNADTAMYDAKRSGRHTWKCYSAEMHATAMARLTVLTRLSGSNLDNELALAWQTQHAGADGATIGAEALLRWPSAPGDLGSNDRLIPLLEETGAIVQIGQWVLREACRQQRLVLDTIGHGCRLSVNVSAQQLVHTDLVADVRQALAETGASASALELELTESAFMHEPERAIRTLHELRAMGVSIALDDFGTGYSNLTYLSRLPLDKIKIDRHFTCTLLQDDVDTSICRSIIFLARSLNLEAVAEGVETDRQRSWLLDAGCSAMQGYFFSRPVPVEEVRHVRRVPPAAPTDQSSVLWEPL; translated from the coding sequence GTGGAAGCCGGGACGTTCAAGGTGGCGACGAGGGTGCGCGCCCGTCATGTGCGCCTGGCGACCTGGGCGGTGACCCTCGCGTTGTCGGCGGCCATCGCCGCCATCGTCGCCGTCCTCCAGCTCGACGGCTACCAACGCATGCTCGGCAATACCTGGCGGCAACTGGCCGGGTCGGCATCGGGTGCCGTTCGCATGATCGACCAGAACATCGACGGCAGCCTCGGTCCGCTGCTCGCCTTGCGCAACGTGGTCGACAGCGCGGACTCGGGCCCCCTCCACGCGCGGCTGGCCGAGGTGCAGGCGCGTCACCCCGAACTGGCCAGCATGGTGGCGCTGGATGAGGACGGCGGGGTGATCGCATCGACCAGCGTGCCCCTGGCGAACTGGCGGAACAGCCTCGCGGCGCCACGTCACATGGCGCTGGGCGCGAGCGTGCGTGTGCTCGTGGCCGACGCACAGGGATCGATCCCGGCAGGCGTGCGCATCCTCGTCGACTCCCGGGTGCCGCAACCCGCCGCGTTCGGAGCGGTCGTCGACGCCGGGCGCGTGCGCGACGGCATGCGCCATTCGATGCTCGGCCTGACCGCGGTGATGAGCGCGTTCGCGCTGGACGGCCGTCCGCTCGCGAGCAATCGCGACGACATCGCCACCCCATGGACGCTGCCATCGCCAGCCCCGGGCGCGTCCGGCGGCTACGACGATGGCGACAGGCTGTACGCCTGGCTTGCCTCGGAGCGCTACCCTTACGTGGTGCTGGTGAGCCTGGACCGCGCCGGTACCTATGCCGAGTGGATGCGCCAGGCCCGCCCCTCGGTGCTGGCGACGCTGGCGCTCGTGATCTTCCTCAACGGCTTCGCCGCGCTGTTCGACCGGGCATACCGAAGGCAGACCCGGCTCGTGGACGCGTTGTCGCGAAGCACGCGGCACCTGGGCGACGTGCAGCGCACGGGACACATCGGCCTGTGGGAAGCCGACCTCGCGGAGCGGACCATCGCCTGGTCCGGGCAGGTCCACGAAATCACCGGCCTGCCCCCGGGCCGGGTGACCGGCCGCCAGGGCACCTATTACAGGCTCGTGCACGAGGACGATCAGCCGGCGGTGGCGACGTGGTTCGCATCGTTCTCGCGCGGCGACGGACCCTACGAGTGCGAGCACCGCCTGCGTCGTCCGGACGGGCGGGAGGTTCGGGTAAACCTGCGCGCCGCGCGGATCACCAACGAGGAAGGTCATTCGATCCTCGCCGGCACGATCAGCGAGATCACGGCACTGCACGAAACCCGGCAGCGTCTGCAGGACACGGACCGCGACCTTGCCGCCAGCGAAGCCGCGTATCGCCAGCTGCTGGCACGCATGCCCCTGCCGCTGGTGATCGTTCGCGACGATCGCATCGAGTACGCCAACCTCCTCGCCGAGGAACGCCTCGGCGACGGGAGGTCGACCCTGGTCGGCCGGCAGGCGGGCGATTTCCTGGATGCGGACGCGCTCGAGGTCACGCGGCGCGGCACGCCCGAGGGCACCAGCGTCGCCGCGTGGATCGAACCGGGCCGCGGGATGCCGTTCGAGGCCGAACTCGCGCTCTCCGATTACCGCGATTCCCGCGGTCGCGGCACCTTGGTGATCGTCCGCGACGTGACCGAGCAACGCCGTTACGAGGAACGCCTCAACCACCAGGCCAGGCACGACGAACTCACCGGTCTGCCGAACCGTCGCGCCTTGCGCGAAACGCTGGATGCGATGGTCGCGCAGAGCGTGCGCGACGGTTCGGGCCTGATGGTGGTGTTCGTCGATCTGGATCACTTCAAGGTCATCAACGACGCGCTCGGCCACGCCCTCGGCGACCAGGTGCTGCGCGATGTCACCTTGCGCCTGGGCGATGCCCTCGACGGCGAGGGACAGGTCGGGCGATTCGGCGGCGACGAATTCGTGGCGGTGCTGCCGTTTACCTGCTCCCCCGCGAAGGCGATCGACGTCCTGCCGCGCATCCAGCGCGCCATCGAGGAGCCGCTGGAAGTGGCCGGGACGTTGCAGCGACTGAAGTGCAGCATCGGCGTCGCCTTCGCCACGCGCGACGGGGCCGACGCGGACACGCTGATCCGCAATGCCGATACGGCGATGTACGATGCCAAGCGTTCGGGGCGGCACACATGGAAATGCTATTCGGCCGAAATGCACGCCACGGCGATGGCGCGGCTCACCGTGCTCACCCGTCTCTCGGGTTCCAACCTCGACAACGAACTCGCGCTCGCATGGCAGACCCAGCATGCGGGCGCCGACGGCGCGACGATCGGTGCGGAAGCCCTGCTGCGCTGGCCGTCGGCACCCGGCGACCTCGGCAGCAACGACCGCCTCATTCCCCTGCTGGAGGAGACCGGCGCGATCGTGCAGATCGGCCAGTGGGTGCTGCGCGAGGCCTGCCGGCAGCAGCGCCTCGTGCTCGACACCATCGGGCATGGCTGCCGCCTGTCGGTGAACGTGTCGGCGCAGCAACTGGTGCATACCGACCTCGTGGCCGACGTGCGCCAGGCGCTGGCCGAGACGGGCGCCAGCGCCTCCGCGCTGGAACTGGAACTGACGGAAAGCGCCTTCATGCACGAGCCCGAGCGGGCGATACGCACCTTGCACGAGCTGCGTGCGATGGGCGTCAGCATCGCGCTGGACGACTTCGGCACCGGCTATTCGAACCTCACCTACCTCTCGCGCCTGCCGCTGGACAAGATCAAGATCGACCGCCACTTCACCTGCACCCTGCTGCAGGACGACGTGGACACGTCCATCTGCCGTTCGATCATCTTCCTCGCACGCAGCCTGAACCTGGAAGCGGTGGCCGAGGGGGTGGAAACCGACCGCCAGCGCAGCTGGCTGCTGGACGCCGGCTGCAGCGCCATGCAGGGCTATTTCTTCTCGCGCCCGGTGCCGGTCGAGGAAGTGCGGCACGTGCGGCGCGTGCCACCAGCCGCGCCCACGGATCAGTCTTCTGTCCTCTGGGAGCCCTTGTAG